Proteins encoded by one window of Halorubrum ruber:
- a CDS encoding cupin domain-containing protein, which produces MSDAAHTDPVVKRGEEIRYEPVDAAEGLSKGVLLDESDGAPNFAMRRFELAAGAEVPRHTNAVEHEQYVLAGEYVVGIGDEEHTVSPGDALLIPAGVEHWYRNEGDEPGAFICAVPNGDDTIELVE; this is translated from the coding sequence ATGAGCGACGCAGCCCACACCGACCCGGTCGTGAAGCGCGGCGAAGAAATCCGCTACGAACCCGTCGACGCCGCCGAGGGGCTCTCGAAGGGCGTCCTCCTCGACGAGTCGGACGGCGCGCCGAACTTCGCGATGCGCCGGTTCGAGCTCGCGGCGGGCGCCGAGGTCCCGCGCCACACCAACGCGGTCGAACACGAGCAGTACGTCCTCGCCGGCGAGTACGTCGTCGGGATCGGGGACGAGGAGCACACCGTCTCGCCCGGCGACGCGCTCCTCATCCCCGCGGGCGTCGAACACTGGTACCGCAACGAAGGCGACGAGCCCGGCGCGTTCATCTGCGCGGTGCCGAACGGCGACGACACCATCGAACTCGTCGAGTAG
- a CDS encoding M50 family metallopeptidase, whose translation MRGIKVGSAFGIPIRLNWTFLIVLPLFAYLIGGQVGEIAGVMNEVAGLGIDAGAVAAGNTPWLLGLTAAVGLFVGVLLHEFGHSLVAMRYGYEIESITLWLLGGLASFKDFPEDWKHEFWIAIAGPLVSVAVGVACYGVVLVGAGGSDALLFVFGYLALLNVVLAVFNMLPAFPMDGGRVLRALLARNQPHAQATQRAAAVGKVFAFLMGIIGLFTFQLLLIVLAFFVYIAASGEAQQTTLKAAFEGVTVTDIMTPRDDLHTVSEDTSVADLMSRMFEERHTGYPVLDGDELVGMVTLEDARSVREVERDAYRVDDVMATDLVAADPNADALTALQTMQEHGVGRLPVVDADGELVGLISRSDLMTAFNIIQTGGTPGIISGRQQGAGDEPRIL comes from the coding sequence ATGCGTGGAATCAAGGTCGGGAGCGCGTTCGGCATTCCGATCCGCCTCAACTGGACCTTCCTGATCGTTTTACCGCTGTTCGCGTACCTCATCGGCGGACAGGTGGGAGAGATCGCCGGAGTGATGAACGAGGTCGCCGGGCTCGGGATCGACGCGGGCGCGGTCGCGGCCGGCAACACCCCGTGGCTGCTCGGGCTGACGGCCGCGGTGGGGCTGTTCGTCGGGGTGTTGCTCCACGAGTTCGGCCACTCGCTGGTCGCGATGCGCTACGGCTACGAGATCGAGTCGATCACGCTGTGGCTGCTCGGCGGGCTCGCCAGCTTCAAAGACTTCCCCGAGGACTGGAAACACGAGTTCTGGATCGCGATCGCCGGCCCGCTCGTCAGCGTCGCGGTCGGGGTCGCCTGCTACGGGGTCGTCCTCGTCGGTGCGGGCGGCTCCGACGCCCTCCTCTTCGTGTTCGGCTACCTCGCGCTGTTGAACGTCGTCCTCGCGGTGTTCAACATGCTCCCCGCGTTCCCGATGGACGGCGGCCGGGTCCTCCGGGCGCTGCTCGCGCGGAACCAGCCGCACGCGCAGGCGACCCAGCGGGCCGCCGCCGTGGGGAAGGTGTTCGCGTTCCTGATGGGGATCATCGGCCTGTTCACGTTCCAGCTGCTTCTCATCGTGCTCGCCTTCTTCGTCTACATCGCCGCCTCCGGCGAGGCGCAGCAGACGACCCTGAAGGCCGCCTTCGAGGGCGTCACCGTCACGGACATCATGACGCCCCGCGATGACCTCCACACGGTGTCGGAGGACACCTCCGTCGCCGACCTGATGAGCCGGATGTTCGAGGAGCGCCACACCGGCTACCCCGTCCTCGACGGCGACGAACTCGTCGGGATGGTCACCTTAGAGGACGCCCGCTCGGTCCGCGAGGTCGAGCGCGACGCCTACCGCGTCGACGACGTGATGGCGACCGACCTCGTCGCGGCCGACCCGAACGCCGACGCCCTGACCGCGCTCCAGACCATGCAGGAACACGGCGTCGGGCGACTGCCCGTGGTCGACGCCGACGGCGAGCTCGTCGGCCTCATCTCGCGGTCGGACCTGATGACCGCGTTCAACATCATCCAGACCGGCGGAACGCCCGGGATCATCAGCGGCCGGCAGCAGGGGGCGGGCGACGAGCCGCGGATCCTCTGA
- a CDS encoding DUF460 domain-containing protein: MTTRTIRARDRPVFGVDVHSGDVRGDSPSYALVILDPVDEDDPDAPDADGPMARVTRDVVSFRKLCRLIDDREPLYVATDNAYELAADKGELVNFLRSLPDGTRLVQVTGAERPEPLSRVASRHGIPYGKEPMKEAEAAARLAAANVGHEVTAFTDETRVKVSRGRSTGKGGWSQDRYTRRIHGNVKKRTRQVQSKLKEANLDFERDVTEKYGGYANATFTVEARPEDIPVSNSRAGDVRVEVERERRDGIEYEPLVQRRDRVIVGIDPGTTTAAAVVGLDGTVHALYSSRTGDTAEVTEWIVEQGRPIIVAADVEPMPETVEKFRRSFDAAGWKPTTDLPVDEKLHRTREASYDNDHERDALAAALYAYDDHEDQFERIAAKTPPRLDREAVIAGVVAGDSSVEAVIEDLSEDDGSGGGGSGDGDGDESDPTEPERTEEEETIRRLRERVDRLESHAESLEEDLEERDDRIAELEGELEEAKREERIEARERRAVSRLERETDRLERERDEAQERVADLERKVETLKELWRLDHSNFGDVAEERGLVSVKVVEQFTLDALDAADEAYGLVAGDVVFLRDASGAGRRTAERLAETEPRAVIRGEGNLSDVADAVLFERGVPVVPADAVPVREVDELAVASEEDLVAAVEEWEEEAEERRRDQKAERIDRIISEHRAGRTLPETEE, encoded by the coding sequence GTGACAACCCGGACCATCCGCGCCCGCGACCGGCCGGTGTTCGGCGTCGACGTCCACAGCGGCGACGTCCGCGGCGACAGCCCCTCCTACGCGCTCGTGATACTCGATCCGGTCGACGAGGACGACCCGGACGCCCCGGACGCAGACGGGCCGATGGCGCGGGTCACCCGCGACGTGGTCTCCTTCCGGAAGCTCTGCCGGCTGATCGACGACCGCGAGCCCCTCTACGTCGCCACCGACAACGCCTACGAGCTGGCGGCCGACAAGGGGGAGCTCGTCAACTTCCTCCGGTCGCTCCCGGACGGTACCCGGCTCGTTCAGGTGACCGGCGCGGAGCGCCCGGAGCCGCTCTCGCGGGTCGCCTCCCGCCACGGGATCCCCTACGGGAAGGAGCCGATGAAGGAGGCGGAGGCGGCCGCGCGGCTCGCCGCGGCCAACGTCGGCCACGAGGTTACCGCCTTCACCGACGAGACGCGGGTGAAGGTGTCCCGCGGGCGCTCGACCGGCAAGGGCGGGTGGAGCCAGGACCGCTACACCCGACGGATCCACGGCAACGTGAAGAAGCGGACGCGGCAGGTCCAGTCGAAGCTGAAGGAGGCGAACCTCGACTTCGAGCGCGACGTGACCGAGAAGTACGGCGGCTACGCGAACGCGACGTTCACGGTCGAGGCGCGCCCCGAGGACATCCCCGTGTCGAACTCGCGGGCCGGCGACGTGCGCGTCGAGGTCGAGCGCGAGCGCCGCGACGGCATCGAGTACGAGCCGCTCGTACAGCGGCGCGACCGCGTCATCGTCGGGATCGACCCCGGGACCACCACCGCGGCCGCGGTCGTCGGGCTCGACGGCACCGTCCACGCGCTCTACTCCTCGCGGACCGGCGACACCGCCGAGGTGACCGAGTGGATCGTCGAGCAGGGCCGCCCGATCATCGTCGCCGCCGACGTGGAGCCGATGCCGGAGACCGTCGAGAAGTTCCGGCGCTCGTTCGACGCCGCGGGGTGGAAGCCCACCACCGATCTCCCGGTCGACGAGAAGCTCCACCGCACCCGCGAGGCGAGCTACGACAACGACCACGAGCGCGACGCGCTCGCGGCCGCGCTGTACGCCTACGACGACCACGAGGACCAGTTCGAGCGGATCGCGGCGAAGACGCCGCCCCGGCTCGACCGCGAGGCGGTGATCGCCGGCGTCGTCGCGGGCGACTCGTCGGTCGAGGCCGTCATCGAGGACCTGAGCGAGGACGACGGGAGCGGCGGTGGCGGGAGCGGCGACGGCGACGGCGACGAGTCGGACCCCACGGAGCCGGAGCGCACCGAGGAGGAGGAGACGATCCGGCGGCTCCGCGAGCGCGTCGACCGGCTGGAGTCGCACGCCGAGTCGCTGGAGGAGGACTTAGAGGAGCGCGACGACCGGATCGCGGAGCTTGAGGGGGAGTTAGAGGAGGCGAAACGCGAGGAGCGCATCGAGGCCCGCGAGCGTCGGGCGGTCTCGCGGCTCGAACGCGAGACGGACCGGTTGGAGCGCGAGCGCGACGAGGCACAGGAGCGCGTCGCGGACCTCGAACGGAAGGTGGAGACGTTGAAAGAGCTGTGGCGGCTCGACCACTCGAACTTCGGCGACGTCGCGGAGGAGCGGGGGCTCGTGAGCGTGAAAGTCGTCGAGCAGTTCACGCTCGACGCGCTCGACGCCGCGGACGAGGCGTACGGGCTCGTCGCCGGCGACGTGGTGTTCCTCCGGGACGCGTCCGGCGCCGGCCGCCGGACCGCCGAGCGCCTCGCGGAGACGGAGCCGCGAGCGGTGATCCGCGGCGAGGGGAACCTCTCGGACGTCGCGGACGCGGTGCTGTTCGAGCGCGGGGTGCCGGTGGTGCCCGCGGACGCCGTGCCGGTCCGCGAGGTGGACGAGCTGGCGGTCGCGAGCGAGGAGGACCTCGTCGCGGCCGTCGAGGAGTGGGAGGAGGAGGCCGAGGAGCGGCGGCGCGACCAGAAGGCCGAGCGGATCGACCGGATCATCTCCGAACACCGGGCGGGGCGGACGCTGCCCGAGACGGAGGAGTAA
- a CDS encoding succinylglutamate desuccinylase/aspartoacylase domain-containing protein, with amino-acid sequence MEVHDLGDGEPEVAVVGAIHGDEPCGARAVERLLDADLAPERPVRLIVANEEALAAGERYLDADLNRVFPGNRDAAAHEVRLAADLVDAVEGCTTLAIHSTQSYAEPFAVIDSMDEVTRAVAPHLPVDAVIQTDAFTEGRLIEHPHTLEVEAGLQGSEAAADNAYWLARAFLASTGAVSAPGADDVLDVGGREDVPVFRLRERIPKPEAEAYEVFARNFERVESGERFAAADGEPLLADEPFYPVLLSPNGYRDQFGYVADRVGTLE; translated from the coding sequence ATGGAAGTTCACGATCTGGGCGACGGGGAGCCCGAGGTCGCCGTCGTCGGCGCGATCCACGGCGACGAGCCCTGCGGCGCTCGCGCCGTCGAGCGCCTGCTCGACGCCGACCTCGCCCCCGAGCGCCCGGTGCGGCTGATCGTCGCCAACGAGGAGGCCCTCGCCGCCGGCGAGCGGTACCTCGACGCCGACCTCAACCGGGTGTTCCCGGGCAACCGCGACGCGGCGGCCCACGAGGTGCGGCTCGCGGCCGACCTCGTCGACGCCGTAGAGGGGTGTACGACCCTCGCGATCCACTCGACGCAGTCGTACGCCGAGCCGTTCGCCGTCATCGACTCGATGGACGAGGTGACGCGCGCGGTCGCGCCGCATCTCCCGGTCGACGCCGTGATCCAGACCGACGCGTTCACCGAGGGCCGGCTCATCGAACACCCGCACACGCTCGAAGTGGAGGCGGGACTTCAGGGCTCGGAGGCCGCCGCCGACAACGCCTACTGGCTGGCGCGGGCGTTCCTCGCCTCGACCGGCGCCGTCTCCGCGCCCGGCGCCGACGACGTGCTCGACGTCGGCGGCCGCGAGGACGTTCCGGTGTTCCGGCTCCGCGAGCGGATCCCGAAGCCGGAGGCGGAGGCGTACGAGGTGTTCGCGCGCAACTTCGAACGCGTCGAGTCCGGCGAGCGGTTCGCGGCCGCCGACGGCGAGCCGCTGCTCGCCGACGAGCCCTTCTACCCCGTGCTGCTGTCGCCGAACGGCTACCGCGACCAGTTCGGCTACGTCGCCGACCGGGTCGGCACGCTGGAGTAG